One window of Trinickia caryophylli genomic DNA carries:
- a CDS encoding CobW family GTP-binding protein gives MIPVTILTGFLGSGKTTLLKRILTEKHGMKIAVIENEFGEENIDNEILVQEQAEQIVQMSNGCICCTIRGDLARALGDLAARKRAGEIQFDRVVIETTGLANPGPVAQTFFIDSEIADEFLLDAIITLVDAKHANAQLDEHEVVQRQVGFADRLFITKSDLVDEATLGDLRHRLMHMNPKATIKVVNFGEADIKEIFDLRGFNLNAKLELDPDFLAEEEHDHGHAHDHDHDHEHCDHDHGHCEHEGHHHHHHAHHDDRIKSFVYRNDRPFDPNKLEDFLGGVLQIYGERLLRYKGVLYMKGVDRKVVFQGVHQMMGSDLASKWLPAEKKTNKMVFIGIDLPQDLITDGLDACLA, from the coding sequence ATGATTCCCGTAACCATCCTGACCGGCTTTCTCGGCAGCGGCAAAACCACGCTGCTCAAGCGCATCCTGACCGAAAAGCACGGCATGAAGATCGCCGTGATCGAAAACGAGTTCGGCGAAGAGAACATCGACAACGAAATCCTCGTCCAGGAGCAGGCGGAGCAGATCGTCCAGATGAGCAACGGCTGCATCTGTTGTACGATCCGCGGCGATCTGGCGCGCGCGCTCGGCGATCTCGCGGCCCGTAAGCGCGCGGGCGAGATCCAATTCGACCGCGTGGTGATCGAGACGACGGGCCTCGCGAATCCGGGCCCGGTCGCGCAGACTTTCTTCATCGACAGCGAGATCGCGGACGAATTCCTGCTCGACGCAATCATCACGCTTGTCGACGCGAAGCATGCGAACGCGCAGCTCGACGAACATGAAGTCGTGCAGCGCCAGGTCGGCTTCGCCGATCGGCTGTTCATCACGAAGTCGGATCTCGTTGACGAAGCGACGCTCGGGGATCTGCGCCATCGCCTGATGCATATGAATCCGAAGGCGACGATCAAGGTCGTCAACTTCGGAGAGGCCGACATCAAGGAAATCTTCGATCTGCGCGGCTTCAACCTGAATGCGAAGCTCGAGCTCGATCCGGACTTCCTGGCGGAAGAGGAGCACGACCACGGTCACGCTCATGACCATGACCATGACCACGAGCACTGCGACCATGACCACGGCCATTGCGAGCACGAAGGGCATCATCACCATCACCACGCGCATCACGACGACCGCATCAAATCGTTCGTATACCGCAACGACCGCCCGTTCGATCCGAACAAGCTCGAGGATTTTCTCGGGGGGGTGCTGCAGATCTACGGCGAGCGGCTGCTGCGCTACAAGGGCGTGCTGTATATGAAGGGCGTGGACCGCAAGGTGGTATTCCAGGGCGTGCACCAGATGATGGGCAGCGACTTGGCGTCGAAATGGCTGCCGGCCGAAAAGAAGACGAACAAGATGGTGTTCATCGGTATCGACCTGCCGCAGGATCTGATTACGGACGGACTCGACGCCTGTCTCGCCTGA
- the hslU gene encoding ATP-dependent protease ATPase subunit HslU: MSTMTPAEIVSELDKHIIGQQKAKKAVAVALRNRWRRQQVGEPLRQEITPKNILMIGPTGVGKTEIARRLAKLADAPFIKIEATKFTEVGYVGRDVDSIVRDLIEISLKQTRETEMRKVRSQAQDQAEDRILDILLPSARPVGFGAQASESSENSATRQTFRKRLREGQLDDKEIELDVELPQASMDIMGPPGMEDMTEQIRSMFANLGGGKKTRRKMKVKEALKVLTDEEASKMLNDEEVKTKAVQNVEQNGIVFLDEIDKIASRSEVGGGEVSRQGVQRDLLPLVEGTTINTRYGMVKTDHILFIASGAFHLSKPSDLIPELQGRFPIRVELDSLSVQDFESILVATDASLVKQYQALLATEDVELEFAEDGIRRMAEIAYSVNERTENIGARRLYTVIEKLLEDVSFAAGNHAGSKVKIDAAYVDNALGEVAQSEDLSRYVL, from the coding sequence ATGAGCACCATGACCCCTGCCGAGATCGTCTCGGAACTCGACAAGCACATCATCGGCCAGCAAAAGGCCAAGAAGGCCGTGGCCGTGGCGCTGCGCAACCGCTGGCGCCGTCAGCAGGTGGGCGAGCCGCTGCGCCAGGAAATCACGCCGAAGAACATCCTGATGATCGGCCCGACCGGAGTGGGCAAGACCGAGATCGCGCGCCGGCTGGCGAAGCTTGCGGATGCACCGTTCATCAAGATCGAGGCCACGAAGTTCACCGAGGTCGGCTACGTGGGCCGCGACGTGGACAGCATCGTACGCGATCTCATCGAAATCTCGCTCAAGCAGACGCGCGAGACGGAAATGCGCAAGGTCCGCTCGCAGGCGCAGGACCAGGCCGAGGACCGCATCCTCGACATTCTGCTGCCGAGCGCGCGACCGGTGGGTTTCGGCGCGCAGGCCAGCGAATCGTCCGAAAACAGCGCGACGCGCCAGACGTTTCGCAAGCGCCTGCGCGAAGGCCAGCTCGACGACAAGGAAATCGAACTCGACGTCGAGCTGCCGCAGGCAAGCATGGACATCATGGGCCCTCCCGGCATGGAGGACATGACCGAGCAGATCCGCTCGATGTTCGCGAACCTGGGCGGCGGCAAGAAGACACGCCGCAAGATGAAGGTCAAGGAAGCGCTCAAAGTGCTGACCGACGAAGAAGCCTCGAAGATGCTCAACGACGAGGAAGTGAAAACGAAGGCCGTGCAAAACGTCGAGCAGAACGGCATCGTCTTTCTCGATGAGATCGACAAGATCGCGTCGCGCAGCGAAGTGGGCGGCGGGGAAGTCTCGCGCCAGGGCGTCCAACGCGACCTGCTGCCGCTCGTCGAGGGCACGACGATCAACACGCGCTACGGAATGGTGAAGACCGACCACATCCTCTTCATCGCGAGCGGCGCGTTTCATCTGTCGAAGCCGAGCGATCTGATTCCCGAACTGCAAGGGCGCTTTCCGATCCGGGTCGAACTCGATTCGCTCTCCGTTCAGGACTTCGAATCGATTCTCGTCGCGACCGATGCAAGCCTCGTGAAGCAATATCAGGCGTTGCTCGCCACGGAAGACGTCGAGCTCGAATTTGCCGAAGACGGCATCCGCCGCATGGCCGAGATCGCGTATTCGGTCAACGAGCGCACCGAGAATATCGGCGCACGCAGGCTTTATACCGTTATCGAGAAACTGCTCGAAGACGTATCGTTCGCGGCCGGCAATCACGCCGGCTCGAAAGTGAAAATCGACGCGGCCTATGTCGACAACGCGCTCGGCGAAGTCGCGCAAAGCGAGGATCTGTCCCGGTACGTGCTCTAG
- the hslV gene encoding ATP-dependent protease subunit HslV has product MEQFHGTTIVSVRRGGQVALGGDGQVTLGNIVMKGGAKKVRRIYNDKVLVGFAGGTADAFSLLDRFEAKLEKHQGNLTRAAVELAKDWRTDRMLRRLEAMLITADAQTTLVITGNGDVLDPEGGICAIGSGGAYAQAAARALIDNTNLSPREIVEKSLAIAGDMCIYTNHNRVIETIE; this is encoded by the coding sequence ATGGAGCAATTTCACGGCACGACGATCGTTTCCGTGCGGCGCGGCGGGCAAGTCGCGCTCGGCGGCGACGGCCAGGTGACGTTGGGCAACATCGTCATGAAAGGCGGCGCCAAAAAAGTCCGGCGCATCTACAACGACAAGGTGCTCGTCGGCTTCGCGGGCGGCACGGCCGATGCGTTCTCGCTGCTCGACCGCTTCGAGGCGAAGCTCGAGAAGCATCAGGGCAATCTCACGCGCGCCGCGGTGGAATTGGCGAAGGACTGGCGCACCGACCGCATGCTGAGGCGCCTCGAGGCGATGCTGATCACCGCCGACGCGCAAACGACGCTCGTCATCACGGGCAACGGCGACGTGCTCGACCCCGAGGGCGGCATCTGCGCAATCGGCTCGGGCGGCGCCTACGCACAGGCGGCAGCCCGCGCGCTGATCGACAACACGAACCTTTCGCCGCGCGAAATCGTCGAAAAGTCGCTCGCCATCGCGGGCGACATGTGCATCTACACGAACCACAACCGCGTCATCGAGACGATCGAATGA
- a CDS encoding YopT-type cysteine protease domain-containing protein, whose protein sequence is MGHVPPQRRPAGTIRTAEFDHAPLALPEYASDTSLDSLRSLRGNTPRAYPPHLALRSDETMEAAGPSSQPGPSALEGRRDDPSEQGCLPTRPALDRPLTSEGLPNQESPFTPRMVFDSLSHVFVRPLIGRVRRSVRDYGQVTFKFSQTKGGFHRQIMKHRDTSGGTCAALAAHWIRARAQNGDLFERLYTDRQKRQLRIDELHSIKQLTINGRDDDGDEQNIRNLGWLSKHSMKWNLKASQSMIARQPTELIGAILDTGAKARCYKLVPIEGPLFAHTFAAEVTRDGGIVFFDPNFGEFDFSDRNAFAEWFEKAFWIRSGYHWGTFGLSQRYIVFDLYDGTTPSGNPT, encoded by the coding sequence ATGGGTCATGTCCCACCGCAGAGAAGACCGGCCGGTACGATACGTACGGCCGAATTCGATCATGCGCCGCTGGCGCTTCCGGAGTACGCGTCCGACACCTCGCTCGACTCGCTGAGGAGCTTGCGGGGCAACACGCCCCGCGCGTATCCCCCGCACCTAGCCCTGCGCTCGGACGAGACCATGGAGGCGGCGGGGCCTTCTTCGCAGCCCGGGCCATCGGCATTAGAGGGACGTCGCGACGATCCGTCGGAGCAGGGTTGCCTTCCCACTCGCCCTGCATTGGACCGTCCTTTGACGAGCGAGGGTTTGCCGAATCAGGAGAGCCCGTTCACCCCCCGCATGGTATTCGACAGCTTGAGCCATGTATTTGTACGCCCCCTCATCGGACGTGTGCGCCGGTCGGTGAGGGACTATGGCCAGGTCACTTTCAAATTCTCTCAAACCAAAGGCGGATTCCATCGTCAGATCATGAAGCATCGTGACACCTCGGGTGGCACATGCGCTGCCTTGGCGGCACACTGGATCCGCGCCCGCGCTCAAAACGGAGATCTCTTCGAACGGCTCTATACCGATCGGCAAAAACGGCAGTTGAGAATCGACGAACTGCATTCGATCAAGCAGTTGACGATAAACGGCCGGGACGACGATGGCGACGAACAAAATATCCGGAACCTGGGCTGGCTGTCGAAGCACAGCATGAAATGGAATTTGAAAGCGTCTCAATCGATGATTGCCCGGCAGCCAACGGAGTTGATCGGCGCCATCCTGGATACCGGTGCCAAGGCCCGCTGCTACAAGCTCGTCCCCATCGAGGGGCCGCTCTTTGCGCACACATTTGCCGCCGAGGTGACGAGAGACGGAGGCATCGTCTTCTTCGATCCGAATTTCGGCGAGTTCGACTTTTCGGACAGAAACGCGTTCGCGGAATGGTTCGAGAAGGCGTTCTGGATACGCTCGGGGTACCACTGGGGCACGTTCGGGCTGAGCCAGCGCTACATCGTTTTCGACCTCTATGACGGGACGACACCGTCGGGAAATCCGACCTGA
- a CDS encoding carboxylesterase/lipase family protein translates to MRTSLNRAARHYFLTAIATAASLSCLAPGMANAARAPLAPQVRLADGIVEGVQMRGEHKHVRVFRGIPYAAPPVNEFRFREPQPVARWAGVLNARQFGPRCMQGVAPNKLDFRSKEMSEDCLYLNVWTSARGSDEKRPVLVYFHGGGFVSGDGSEPRYDGASLAARGVVAVTLNYRLGVFGFLAPPDAASESPHGTAGNYGLLDQVAALRWVRDNIAQFGGDPSKVTIAGNSAGSVSVSAHMASPLSRGLFARAIGESGGAFAPNGMWRREEAEEAANRFAARVGARSLQQLRSLPARTLLNAATLPKLPPRLMTYRPHVDGHFLTDSPEKVFANGQQAQVPLLVGSNSQEQPFTAVLNDKAPSPENWRATIQTMFQEKAEEVLAHYPGNDANEVMHAATALAGDFFIGHSAWRWMNLHRQTGQAPVYYYRYTQPRPIVLSADGEPQQPATHALGLTAPADAANPALPVPGAEHNAQVEYALGNLKNIRRYAWTAADYDVSRVFSGYIEQFVKTGSPNGTTAAIDALTASETAAASPGSLPAWPAVKPDSRDRGIQQLIIGEKTHMVWDRSGPRHGLIERIVENGPIPNGLNFPIAQ, encoded by the coding sequence GTGAGGACATCACTGAATCGTGCAGCGAGGCATTATTTCCTGACGGCCATCGCGACAGCAGCGTCGCTGTCGTGTCTGGCCCCCGGTATGGCCAACGCCGCGCGTGCGCCGCTCGCACCGCAAGTTCGTCTCGCCGACGGTATCGTCGAAGGCGTGCAAATGCGCGGCGAGCACAAGCACGTGCGCGTATTCCGCGGCATCCCGTACGCTGCGCCGCCCGTGAACGAGTTCCGCTTTCGCGAGCCGCAACCGGTCGCGCGCTGGGCCGGCGTCCTGAATGCGCGTCAGTTCGGGCCGCGTTGCATGCAAGGCGTCGCCCCCAACAAGCTCGACTTTCGCTCGAAAGAGATGAGCGAAGACTGCCTCTATCTGAACGTATGGACCTCGGCGCGCGGCTCCGACGAAAAGCGTCCGGTGCTGGTCTACTTCCACGGAGGCGGCTTCGTCTCGGGAGACGGATCCGAGCCGCGCTATGACGGCGCAAGCCTTGCCGCGCGCGGGGTCGTCGCCGTTACGCTGAACTACCGGCTGGGAGTATTCGGATTTCTGGCGCCGCCGGACGCCGCGAGCGAGTCGCCACACGGCACGGCCGGCAACTACGGGCTGCTCGACCAGGTCGCGGCACTGCGCTGGGTGCGCGACAACATCGCGCAATTCGGGGGAGATCCGTCGAAAGTCACGATCGCCGGCAATTCCGCGGGTTCGGTATCGGTAAGCGCCCATATGGCGTCACCGCTTTCACGCGGGCTCTTTGCACGCGCGATCGGCGAAAGCGGCGGGGCGTTCGCACCGAACGGTATGTGGCGCCGCGAGGAAGCCGAAGAAGCAGCGAACCGCTTCGCCGCACGCGTCGGTGCGCGCTCGCTGCAACAGTTGCGCTCGCTGCCGGCCCGTACGCTGCTCAACGCGGCCACACTGCCGAAACTTCCGCCACGGCTGATGACCTACCGGCCGCACGTCGACGGCCATTTCCTGACCGACTCGCCCGAAAAAGTCTTCGCCAACGGCCAGCAGGCGCAGGTTCCACTGCTCGTCGGCTCGAATTCGCAGGAGCAGCCGTTCACCGCCGTACTGAACGACAAGGCGCCCTCGCCCGAGAACTGGCGCGCAACCATCCAGACGATGTTCCAGGAGAAGGCGGAGGAGGTGCTCGCGCACTATCCTGGCAACGACGCCAACGAGGTGATGCACGCGGCCACGGCGCTAGCCGGCGACTTCTTCATCGGCCACAGCGCATGGCGGTGGATGAACCTGCATCGGCAGACCGGGCAGGCGCCGGTCTACTACTACCGGTATACGCAGCCGCGCCCGATTGTCCTGAGCGCCGACGGGGAGCCGCAGCAGCCGGCCACGCACGCGCTCGGGCTTACAGCGCCCGCCGACGCGGCAAACCCGGCGCTGCCCGTGCCCGGTGCCGAACACAACGCGCAAGTCGAGTACGCGCTCGGCAACCTGAAGAACATCCGACGCTATGCATGGACGGCCGCGGACTACGATGTCTCACGCGTGTTTTCCGGCTACATCGAGCAATTCGTGAAGACGGGCAGCCCGAACGGTACGACAGCCGCCATCGATGCGCTGACGGCGAGCGAAACGGCGGCCGCAAGCCCCGGCTCGCTGCCTGCATGGCCTGCCGTGAAGCCCGATAGCCGTGACCGCGGCATCCAGCAACTCATTATTGGAGAAAAGACGCACATGGTTTGGGACCGCAGCGGGCCACGCCACGGCCTCATCGAGCGGATCGTCGAGAACGGGCCGATTCCGAACGGTCTCAATTTCCCGATTGCCCAATAA
- the dksA gene encoding RNA polymerase-binding protein DksA produces the protein MTTKRLLTEAEILKMSDKDYMNEDQLAFFKNRLEQLQAEILRNAGQTTENLRETVIVPDPADRATIEEEHALELRTRDRERKLLKKVQQSLARIESGEYGWCEETGEPIGIPRLLARPTATLSLEAQERRELRQKLFGD, from the coding sequence ATGACGACGAAACGACTCTTGACCGAAGCCGAAATCCTGAAGATGAGCGACAAGGATTACATGAACGAAGATCAGCTCGCCTTCTTCAAGAACCGGCTCGAACAGCTGCAGGCGGAAATTCTCCGCAATGCAGGTCAGACGACCGAGAACCTGCGCGAAACGGTCATCGTGCCGGACCCGGCCGATCGCGCGACGATCGAAGAAGAGCACGCACTCGAGCTGCGCACGCGCGACCGCGAGCGCAAGCTGCTGAAGAAGGTGCAGCAGTCGCTGGCCCGCATCGAATCGGGCGAGTATGGCTGGTGCGAGGAAACGGGCGAACCGATCGGCATTCCGCGGTTGCTCGCGCGCCCCACGGCCACGCTGTCGCTCGAAGCACAGGAACGCCGCGAGCTGCGCCAGAAGCTGTTCGGCGACTGA